In the genome of Deferribacterota bacterium, the window TTCTTCAGTTGCAGTCTCTCCGTCTTTTAGTTGAATGTAGGCCTTGATAACCTCTCCCTTGTATTCGTCAGGAATACCTACTGCAACAGCAGCTTTAACTTTTGGGTGTTTGTAGAGAACCTCATCAATTTCTCTTGGATAAATATTATAGCCACCAGAAATTACAAGATCTTTTTTCCTATCTACAATATAAAAATATCCATCTTTATCCATCCTTGCAATATCACCTGTGTAGAGCCATCCATTTCTAATTGTATTTTTAGTCTCTTCAATTTTTTCATAGTAACCTTTCATTACCTGTGGTCCTTTAATAATGAGCTCACCATCTTCGCCAATAGGCATTTCTTTTTCACCTTGCTCTATATCTACAATCTTACATTCTGTATTTGGTATAGGTAGTCCAATTGAGCCTGGCACTCTTTTGGCACTTTCTCCAAAAGGGTTAATATGGGTAACTGGTGTTGACTCAGTAAGGCCATATCCTTCACAGATAGAGGCACCTGTCAATTCATTAAATTTTTTGATTATTTCAACTGGAATTGGTGCTGCACCTGAGAAACACCCTTTAATGCAGCTAAGGTCATAATCTTTTATTTTTGGATGGTTAACAATACCAACATACATAGCAGGTACTGCCGCAAAAAAAGTTACCCTATATTTTTTTATTGCCTCAAGTAATTGATCTGGATAGGGTCTAGGTATTAATACTACTGTGCTTCCCCATGTAAGAGGTAAATTGAGGGAACAGGTCATACCAAAGCTGTGGAAATATGGTAGCGCTCCCATATGTACTTCTTGTGGAGCTGTAGGTTCAAATTCTTTAAACCACTCTGCAATTTGCTGTACATTGGAACTTAAGTTTTTATGGGTTAACATAACCCCCTTAGATATACCTGTAGTGCCTCCTGTGTATAGTAAGCAGGCTGTATCTTCCCAAGATAAATCTAATTTTGGTGGTTTTGCTTCAGTTTTATTAACTAAATCCTTAAAATGATATAAAAAATCTACCTTTTTTAAATCAAATTTATAACCCTGCTTTCTTGCAACTAGTGGAAAGAGTATACTCTTTGGAAAGGGCAGATAGTCTCCTATGTTGCAGGTTATTATCTTTTCAATTTTAGTTTTTTCTTTTAAGTCAATTAACCGGTTTGTAAGATTTAACAGTTCTGCTGTTATAACAATCTTTGATGAGGAGTCATTTAGCTGATATTGTAGCTCATCATCTGAATATAGAGGGTTATTTAAAACAGCTATTGCATTTGCTCTCTGTATTGCATAATAACTAACAACCTTATGTATAATGTTAGGTAGTATTGTTGCAACTTTATCACCTTTTTTTACACCCATCTCTACTAGTGCCGTTGCAAGCCTATCTATCATTTCAACAAGCTTTGCATAAGTTAATTTATAACCCTCAAAGATAAGTGCTGTATTGTTAGGATATTTTTTAGCTGAATCATAAAGCATCTCTAATACAGTTTTCTTTTTTATATCAATATTATAGTTTACGCCTTCTGCATAACTTTTTACCCATTTATCCTTAGTATATATTGGTTTTACATCTTCTTTAGAACCAACTTCCATTATCCTTACCTCCTAAAATGTTTAAATTATTTTTAAGTAAAAAAAGCTTGGCAAAAAAGTGCCAAGCTTTAATAA includes:
- a CDS encoding long-chain fatty acid--CoA ligase, which gives rise to MEVGSKEDVKPIYTKDKWVKSYAEGVNYNIDIKKKTVLEMLYDSAKKYPNNTALIFEGYKLTYAKLVEMIDRLATALVEMGVKKGDKVATILPNIIHKVVSYYAIQRANAIAVLNNPLYSDDELQYQLNDSSSKIVITAELLNLTNRLIDLKEKTKIEKIITCNIGDYLPFPKSILFPLVARKQGYKFDLKKVDFLYHFKDLVNKTEAKPPKLDLSWEDTACLLYTGGTTGISKGVMLTHKNLSSNVQQIAEWFKEFEPTAPQEVHMGALPYFHSFGMTCSLNLPLTWGSTVVLIPRPYPDQLLEAIKKYRVTFFAAVPAMYVGIVNHPKIKDYDLSCIKGCFSGAAPIPVEIIKKFNELTGASICEGYGLTESTPVTHINPFGESAKRVPGSIGLPIPNTECKIVDIEQGEKEMPIGEDGELIIKGPQVMKGYYEKIEETKNTIRNGWLYTGDIARMDKDGYFYIVDRKKDLVISGGYNIYPREIDEVLYKHPKVKAAVAVGIPDEYKGEVIKAYIQLKDGETATEEEIREYCDKHLAKYKRPKYIEFRDDLPITIVGKVLRRKLREEEAKKQKEKN